The proteins below come from a single Eubacterium limosum genomic window:
- a CDS encoding GNAT family N-acetyltransferase, translating into MSEAYINLTAENLDSQHVCCAIADKKHQCGVAAKKKWLRERLAEGHVFRKLDDRGKVFIEYAPLETAWTPVLGDNYLYIYCLWVAGSFKGKGHAAALLGYCIEDAKARGKSGVCVLSARKKKPFMADKKFFMKYGFETVDTTDDGYELLALSFDGSLPRFAQNVKKQAIPGKELTIYYGMQCPFIPNCIEQVKSYCEANSVPLELVAVDSLEAAKALPCVFNNWAVFKDGRFETVHLLNEGQLKKLLAK; encoded by the coding sequence ATGAGTGAAGCGTATATTAATCTGACAGCCGAAAACCTGGACAGCCAGCATGTGTGCTGTGCCATAGCCGACAAAAAGCACCAGTGCGGTGTGGCAGCGAAAAAGAAATGGCTGCGGGAGCGGCTGGCCGAGGGGCATGTTTTCAGGAAGCTGGACGACCGGGGGAAGGTCTTTATCGAGTACGCGCCCCTCGAGACTGCCTGGACGCCGGTGCTGGGGGACAACTACCTGTATATTTACTGCCTGTGGGTGGCCGGGTCTTTTAAGGGAAAGGGCCACGCCGCCGCGCTGCTGGGCTACTGCATTGAGGACGCAAAAGCGCGTGGGAAATCCGGCGTGTGCGTGCTGAGCGCCAGAAAGAAAAAGCCCTTTATGGCAGATAAGAAGTTTTTTATGAAATATGGCTTTGAGACTGTTGACACCACGGACGATGGCTATGAGCTTCTGGCCCTGTCCTTTGATGGGAGCCTGCCCCGCTTTGCCCAAAATGTCAAAAAACAGGCCATCCCGGGCAAGGAGCTGACCATTTATTATGGCATGCAGTGCCCCTTTATCCCGAACTGCATCGAGCAGGTAAAGAGCTACTGCGAGGCGAACAGCGTCCCTCTGGAGCTGGTGGCTGTGGACAGCCTGGAGGCCGCAAAGGCACTGCCCTGCGTGTTTAACAACTGGGCCGTTTTTAAGGATGGCCGGTTTGAGACCGTCCACCTGTTAAACGAGGGCCAGCTGAAAAAGCTGCTGGCCAAATAG
- a CDS encoding SRPBCC family protein, with amino-acid sequence MAKARLKISLPCSVSALWRVVTDNENSGWRSDLSRIEVLDERRFVEYTAKGYLTFFTITALEPCKRYAFDMENGNMKGRWEGFFSEEDGQAVLTFTEEAAPKKFFMRAFIGPYLKKQQARYAADLEKELMKEK; translated from the coding sequence ATGGCAAAAGCAAGGCTGAAAATAAGTTTACCCTGCAGCGTCTCCGCCCTGTGGCGGGTCGTGACCGACAATGAAAACAGTGGCTGGCGCAGCGATCTGAGCCGGATCGAGGTTCTGGACGAGAGGCGGTTTGTGGAGTACACCGCAAAGGGCTACCTCACCTTTTTTACGATCACAGCCCTGGAGCCCTGTAAGCGTTATGCCTTTGATATGGAAAACGGCAATATGAAGGGCCGGTGGGAGGGCTTTTTCAGCGAGGAGGACGGCCAGGCAGTCTTAACCTTTACCGAGGAGGCCGCGCCCAAAAAGTTTTTCATGCGCGCTTTTATTGGCCCCTACCTGAAAAAGCAGCAGGCCCGGTATGCGGCCGATCTGGAAAAAGAGCTGATGAAAGAAAAATAA
- a CDS encoding winged helix-turn-helix domain-containing protein: MKKNASFIMMDSALAQSLYQALETLPVQSAYAEELRQGLRDLLDGDAATLVLGLAGQSESLAGLMDDGIYAGALEIHPKSRRVLYDGKEIGLTPKEFDILHFLAKNKGEVFTKEQIYQAVWAEDYLMADSNIMAFIRKLRKKIEPNPDAPEFILTIWGIGYKFTDPRS; the protein is encoded by the coding sequence ATGAAAAAAAACGCAAGCTTTATCATGATGGATTCCGCCCTTGCCCAGTCTTTGTACCAGGCCCTGGAGACCCTGCCGGTCCAGTCTGCCTACGCCGAGGAGCTGCGCCAGGGCCTGCGTGACCTCCTCGACGGTGACGCGGCGACCCTTGTGCTGGGCCTGGCCGGCCAAAGCGAGAGCCTGGCCGGCCTCATGGACGACGGCATCTACGCCGGCGCCCTTGAGATCCACCCCAAAAGCCGGCGGGTACTCTACGACGGAAAAGAGATCGGCCTGACCCCCAAGGAGTTTGACATCCTGCACTTTCTGGCTAAAAACAAAGGCGAGGTCTTTACCAAGGAGCAGATCTACCAGGCGGTGTGGGCCGAGGACTACCTCATGGCCGACAGCAACATCATGGCCTTTATCCGCAAGCTCCGGAAAAAGATTGAGCCCAACCCCGACGCGCCAGAGTTTATCCTGACCATCTGGGGCATTGGCTATAAGTTTACAGACCCGCGCTCCTGA
- the mgtA gene encoding magnesium-translocating P-type ATPase: protein MKKTSSLNERIKKYAHSDAAALYRDLGTTKNGLRLDQVGAMKEKYGANTGVTGKAEAMSARLRRAFVNPFTVILFVLGLVALATDLWYSGSSPRNTGTVVIIAVMILISGTVRLTQELRSKRAYDRLDRLVHTHAAVKRDGVRLALPAEELVVGDHVFLAAGDRVPADIRLTHTEDLFVSQSAVTGESGILEKDSRVYSCQEEMAFSQYQNLVFMGTTVISGKGEGTVLAVGRETLYGSFKGPDALSPASFEKGAASIAWVLFRFMAVLVPIVFVAAGVTKGSWVEAFLFALSVAVGLTPEMLPMVITSCLAKGSVAMSKKQTIIRDINAMQGFGSMDILCMDKTGTLTNAGILLEYYMDILGNESEAVLRFAYLNSLYHSGVRNPIDAAILECRTMPGKGDACAALARQYQKVDEIPFDYNRKYASILLAGSGGHTLVMKGDVEAVFSRCAFVEYQGAVRPITRDGRASLDAVVAEMLEDGMKVVAVARKDLNSQSHVTTDDERDMILMGYLAFFDAPKRTAAQSIAGLRALQVQTKILTGDHRQIARSVCQRIGVDADSLLTGTELDALSDLELRRAAEKTAVFAELSPSQKVRIVEALQENGHTVGFLGDGMNDIPAICQADVGISVDTAVDAAKDMADVILLQKDLNVLEAGILAGRKTFTNMTKYIKITASSNFGNILSIVFASAFLPFLPMAAIQLLLLNLLYDTLCIVLPWDHVDSGACASPRDWSGKTLGRFMGFFGPISSLFDGITFLFLYFVLCPSLTGGLLYTQLTDPALQLQYMAVFQTGWFLESMWTQVLILHMLRTEKIPFLQSRPSAPVMLITVAGILLFTGLSFTPLFSVLGLTILPPRYFGFLLAVVAAYMLLTTVLKRLYTAKYGELI, encoded by the coding sequence TTGAAAAAAACATCGTCCTTAAATGAACGGATCAAAAAATACGCCCACTCCGATGCCGCCGCCCTGTACCGGGACCTGGGCACCACCAAAAACGGGCTGCGGCTAGACCAGGTCGGCGCCATGAAGGAAAAATACGGAGCCAACACCGGGGTTACCGGAAAGGCCGAGGCCATGAGCGCCCGACTCCGCCGGGCTTTTGTCAACCCCTTTACGGTGATCCTGTTTGTGCTGGGCCTGGTCGCCCTGGCCACTGACCTCTGGTACAGCGGCAGCTCCCCCAGAAACACCGGCACAGTGGTCATCATCGCTGTGATGATCCTCATCAGCGGCACCGTGCGCCTGACCCAGGAGCTGCGTTCAAAGCGCGCCTATGACCGGCTCGACCGGCTGGTCCACACCCATGCGGCTGTAAAGCGGGACGGTGTGCGCCTCGCCCTCCCCGCCGAGGAGCTGGTGGTGGGCGACCATGTCTTCCTGGCTGCCGGCGACCGCGTCCCGGCGGATATACGCCTCACCCATACCGAGGACCTCTTTGTCTCCCAGTCGGCCGTCACCGGCGAGAGCGGCATCCTGGAAAAGGACAGCCGGGTTTACAGCTGTCAGGAGGAGATGGCCTTCTCCCAATATCAAAACCTTGTCTTTATGGGCACCACCGTCATCAGCGGAAAGGGCGAGGGCACAGTGCTGGCTGTGGGGCGGGAGACCCTGTACGGCAGCTTTAAAGGGCCGGACGCGCTGTCCCCGGCCAGCTTTGAAAAGGGCGCCGCCTCCATCGCCTGGGTATTGTTCCGGTTTATGGCTGTGCTGGTGCCCATTGTCTTTGTGGCCGCGGGCGTCACCAAGGGCAGCTGGGTGGAGGCTTTTCTCTTCGCCCTCTCAGTGGCTGTGGGGCTCACGCCGGAAATGCTGCCCATGGTCATCACCTCCTGCCTGGCAAAGGGCAGCGTCGCCATGTCAAAAAAGCAGACCATTATCCGGGACATCAACGCCATGCAGGGCTTTGGCAGCATGGATATCCTGTGTATGGATAAAACCGGTACCCTGACCAATGCGGGCATCCTCCTGGAATATTACATGGATATCCTGGGTAATGAAAGCGAGGCGGTGCTCCGCTTCGCCTACCTCAACAGCCTGTACCACTCCGGCGTCAGGAACCCCATCGACGCCGCGATTCTGGAATGCCGGACCATGCCGGGAAAGGGGGACGCCTGCGCCGCCCTGGCCAGGCAGTACCAAAAGGTGGATGAGATTCCCTTTGACTATAACCGGAAGTACGCCAGCATCCTCCTGGCCGGCAGCGGCGGGCATACCCTGGTCATGAAGGGCGATGTGGAGGCGGTTTTTTCCCGCTGTGCCTTTGTGGAGTACCAGGGCGCTGTCCGCCCCATTACCCGGGACGGCCGAGCCAGCCTGGACGCGGTGGTGGCCGAGATGCTGGAGGACGGCATGAAGGTGGTGGCTGTAGCCCGGAAAGACCTGAACAGCCAGAGCCATGTCACCACAGACGACGAGCGGGACATGATCCTGATGGGCTATCTGGCGTTCTTTGACGCGCCCAAGCGCACCGCGGCCCAGTCCATTGCCGGGCTGAGAGCACTGCAGGTCCAGACCAAAATCCTGACCGGCGACCACCGGCAGATCGCCCGCTCGGTCTGCCAGCGGATTGGCGTCGACGCAGACAGCCTGCTCACCGGCACAGAGCTGGACGCCCTGTCCGATCTGGAGCTGCGCCGCGCCGCGGAAAAAACCGCTGTCTTTGCCGAGCTGAGCCCGAGCCAGAAGGTGCGGATCGTGGAGGCTCTGCAGGAAAACGGCCACACCGTGGGCTTTCTGGGCGACGGCATGAACGATATTCCGGCAATCTGCCAGGCCGATGTTGGCATCTCGGTGGATACCGCCGTGGACGCGGCAAAGGACATGGCGGACGTCATCCTGCTGCAAAAGGATCTGAACGTCCTGGAGGCTGGCATTCTGGCGGGACGAAAGACCTTTACCAACATGACCAAATACATCAAAATCACCGCCAGCTCAAATTTTGGCAACATACTCTCCATTGTCTTTGCCAGCGCCTTCCTGCCCTTTCTGCCGATGGCGGCCATCCAGCTTCTGCTGCTGAACCTGCTCTACGACACCCTGTGCATTGTGCTCCCCTGGGACCACGTGGACAGCGGGGCCTGCGCCTCTCCCAGGGACTGGTCGGGAAAAACCCTGGGGCGGTTCATGGGTTTTTTCGGGCCCATCAGCTCACTGTTCGACGGGATCACCTTTCTGTTTCTGTACTTTGTGCTGTGCCCCTCCCTTACCGGCGGCCTGCTCTATACCCAGCTCACCGACCCGGCCCTGCAGCTCCAGTACATGGCGGTATTCCAGACTGGGTGGTTTTTAGAATCCATGTGGACTCAGGTGCTCATCCTGCATATGCTGCGCACCGAAAAAATCCCGTTTCTGCAGAGCCGGCCCTCGGCGCCGGTCATGCTCATCACCGTTGCCGGTATCCTGCTGTTCACCGGGCTTTCCTTTACCCCGCTGTTCAGCGTGCTGGGGCTGACCATCCTCCCGCCGCGCTACTTTGGCTTTCTGCTGGCTGTCGTGGCGGCCTACATGCTGCTGACCACTGTGCTGAAACGGCTCTACACCGCGAAATACGGCGAACTGATCTAG
- a CDS encoding MgtC/SapB family protein — MNIYDFVFRLGVALLLGFIIGLERQFTGHPAGIRTNILICLGTCLFLQLPMVIELYSDIGRIESYIISGVGFLCSGVIFKEGGNVKGLNTAATLWCTAAVGCFSATGRILFALVAALILIAANILSRPVARRIYPLVNFSETDNRYTVSVVCDERYEGRLRSYLINAVRNRKMYLVSLDSNDLPGGRIEIIAEYTCFYRNPIPVIEQITTSCLKNEDKVSAKWEQVQ, encoded by the coding sequence ATGAACATCTATGATTTTGTATTCCGCCTTGGCGTCGCGCTGCTGCTCGGCTTTATCATTGGACTGGAGCGCCAGTTCACCGGGCACCCTGCCGGCATCCGGACCAATATTCTTATCTGCCTGGGAACCTGCCTGTTTTTACAGCTTCCCATGGTGATCGAGCTTTACTCCGACATCGGCCGTATCGAGAGCTACATTATCTCGGGGGTCGGTTTTTTATGCAGCGGCGTCATCTTCAAGGAGGGCGGAAACGTCAAGGGGCTCAACACTGCCGCCACACTCTGGTGCACTGCGGCGGTGGGCTGCTTCTCGGCAACCGGCAGGATCCTTTTCGCCCTGGTGGCAGCGCTGATCCTCATAGCGGCCAATATCCTCTCCCGCCCGGTGGCCAGGCGGATCTACCCACTGGTCAATTTCTCTGAGACGGACAACCGCTACACTGTATCCGTTGTGTGCGACGAGCGGTATGAGGGCCGCCTGCGCAGCTACCTCATCAACGCGGTGCGGAACCGGAAAATGTACCTGGTGAGCCTGGACAGCAACGACCTGCCCGGCGGCCGCATCGAGATCATCGCAGAATACACCTGCTTTTACCGGAACCCCATCCCTGTCATTGAGCAGATCACCACGAGCTGCCTGAAAAATGAGGACAAGGTTTCCGCCAAGTGGGAGCAGGTTCAGTAG
- a CDS encoding conjugal transfer protein: MNFNMLWLSLFNTTELLGVNLGFWAAMLVCLLAVVVMNAVLWGLKPQKQAVQSAAQARAHSRPQ; encoded by the coding sequence ATGAACTTTAATATGCTTTGGTTAAGCCTTTTTAACACTACGGAGCTGCTGGGCGTCAACCTCGGCTTTTGGGCCGCCATGCTGGTCTGCCTGCTGGCTGTGGTTGTAATGAACGCAGTGCTCTGGGGCCTTAAGCCTCAAAAACAGGCGGTGCAGTCTGCCGCGCAGGCCCGCGCCCACAGCCGGCCGCAATAA
- the mgtA gene encoding magnesium-translocating P-type ATPase, with product MNRIQKNNGAVKKRIDSAARREQASAVIHFAAASKIPAVLKKFNTTLGGLTEKDVTASRSAYGNNKVTHEKKKTLPRRLAEAFINPFTAILFCLAFVSAITDIILPLIQNSPDDFSLQTVVIILTMVLISGTLRFFQESRSGSAAEKLLGMITTTCTVDREGGATQEIPLDEAVVGDIIHLSAGDMIPADARIIHAKDLFVSQAALTGESEPTEKTPLACDGTAGTVTDYTNIVFMGSNVISGSATAVIISVGDDTLFGSMASSVAGEAVETSFTKGVNAISWVLIRFMFVMVPVVFVINGLTKGDWLEAFLFGISIAVGLTPEMLPMIVTTCLAKGAVSMSKKKTIVKNLNAIQNFGAMDILCTDKTGTLTQERVVLEYSLDVMGNKDNRVLRHAYLNSYFQTGYKNLMDHAIIRKTEEEEASDPRLTDLSETYTKVDEIPFDFTRRRLSTVVSDKNGKTQMVTKGAVEEMLSICAFAEYRGRVEPLTDEIRENILKTVDAYNNDGMRVIAVAQKTNPSPVGTFGVKDECGMVLMGYLAFLDPPKESAFAAIKALREYGVTTKILTGDNEKVTQFICRQVGLKINNLLLGSDIDKMDDFTLAKMAERTDVFAKLSPDQKARIVTVLREKGHTVGFMGDGINDAAAMKSADVGISVDSAVDIAKESADIILLEKDLMILEQGIIEGRKTYANMNKYIKMTASSNFGNMFSVLAASALLPFLPMQSAQLIFLNLIYDLTCTAIPWDNVDEDFLKRPRNWDASSVGSFMLWLGPTSSIFDWTTYAVMYFVFCPMFISGGVLYNDLAAHFSGAELAQMQISYTALFQAGWFVESMWSQTMVIHMIRTDKLPFIQSRASAGLTLLTFIGCGVVTALPFTAFGVSLGFMPLPSLYFAYLAPCIILYMCLATSVKKAYVRHFGDLL from the coding sequence ATGAACAGGATTCAAAAAAACAACGGAGCTGTAAAAAAGAGAATTGACAGCGCTGCCCGCAGAGAACAGGCCAGCGCAGTCATCCATTTTGCGGCGGCCAGCAAAATCCCTGCGGTTTTAAAAAAATTCAATACCACGCTGGGGGGCCTGACGGAAAAGGATGTAACCGCCAGCCGCAGCGCCTATGGTAACAACAAAGTCACCCATGAAAAGAAGAAAACACTGCCGAGAAGGCTGGCGGAAGCCTTCATTAATCCCTTTACTGCCATTTTATTCTGCCTTGCCTTTGTGTCCGCGATCACCGACATTATTCTGCCGCTTATCCAGAATTCACCGGATGACTTCAGCCTGCAGACTGTCGTCATTATTCTGACCATGGTTCTGATCTCAGGAACCCTGCGCTTTTTTCAGGAATCCCGCTCCGGCAGCGCGGCCGAAAAGCTGCTGGGCATGATCACAACCACCTGCACCGTTGACCGCGAGGGCGGCGCCACCCAGGAGATCCCTCTGGACGAGGCCGTCGTCGGGGACATCATCCACCTCTCCGCCGGCGACATGATCCCCGCGGACGCGCGGATTATCCACGCCAAGGATCTGTTCGTCAGCCAGGCGGCCCTGACCGGCGAAAGCGAACCCACCGAAAAAACCCCACTTGCCTGCGACGGCACAGCTGGCACCGTCACCGATTATACGAACATTGTCTTTATGGGCAGCAATGTCATCAGTGGCAGCGCCACCGCGGTCATCATCTCTGTGGGCGACGACACGCTCTTTGGCTCCATGGCTTCCTCTGTGGCGGGGGAAGCTGTGGAAACAAGCTTTACCAAGGGCGTCAACGCCATCTCCTGGGTGCTTATCCGCTTTATGTTTGTCATGGTACCCGTAGTCTTTGTCATCAACGGGCTGACCAAGGGCGACTGGCTGGAGGCTTTCCTCTTCGGCATTTCCATCGCTGTCGGGCTGACCCCGGAAATGCTGCCCATGATCGTCACCACCTGCCTGGCCAAGGGCGCGGTGTCCATGTCCAAGAAAAAAACCATTGTCAAAAACCTGAACGCCATCCAGAACTTCGGGGCCATGGATATTCTCTGCACCGACAAGACCGGCACCCTGACCCAGGAACGCGTGGTGCTGGAGTATTCTCTGGACGTGATGGGCAATAAGGACAACCGGGTGCTCCGCCACGCCTACCTCAACAGCTATTTCCAGACAGGGTATAAAAACCTGATGGATCACGCCATTATCCGCAAGACCGAGGAGGAGGAAGCCTCTGACCCAAGGCTGACGGACCTGTCCGAAACCTACACCAAGGTGGATGAAATCCCTTTTGATTTCACCCGCCGCCGCCTTTCCACTGTGGTCAGCGACAAAAACGGCAAGACCCAGATGGTCACCAAGGGGGCGGTGGAGGAAATGCTCTCGATCTGCGCCTTTGCGGAGTACAGGGGCAGGGTCGAGCCGCTGACCGACGAAATCCGGGAAAATATCCTGAAGACCGTCGACGCCTACAACAACGACGGCATGCGGGTCATCGCTGTCGCCCAGAAGACAAACCCGTCGCCGGTGGGCACCTTTGGCGTGAAGGACGAGTGCGGCATGGTGCTCATGGGCTACCTTGCCTTTCTGGACCCGCCGAAAGAATCTGCCTTCGCGGCCATTAAGGCGCTGCGGGAATACGGTGTGACCACCAAGATTCTGACCGGGGACAACGAAAAGGTTACCCAGTTTATCTGCCGCCAGGTGGGCCTTAAGATCAACAACCTGCTCCTGGGCTCCGACATTGACAAAATGGATGATTTCACCCTGGCAAAGATGGCGGAGCGCACCGATGTGTTCGCCAAGCTCTCACCCGACCAGAAGGCCCGCATTGTCACAGTGCTGCGCGAAAAGGGCCATACGGTCGGCTTTATGGGTGACGGCATCAATGACGCGGCGGCCATGAAATCGGCCGACGTCGGTATCTCTGTGGACAGCGCGGTGGACATTGCCAAGGAATCCGCGGACATTATCCTCCTTGAAAAGGACCTGATGATCCTGGAGCAGGGCATTATCGAGGGGCGCAAAACCTACGCCAACATGAACAAGTACATTAAGATGACGGCCTCCTCAAACTTTGGAAATATGTTCTCAGTGCTGGCCGCCTCTGCCCTGCTGCCCTTTTTACCCATGCAGAGCGCGCAGCTGATCTTTTTAAACCTGATCTATGACCTGACCTGCACCGCCATCCCCTGGGACAACGTGGACGAGGACTTTCTGAAGCGGCCCCGCAACTGGGACGCCTCATCGGTGGGCAGCTTTATGCTCTGGCTCGGACCCACAAGCTCCATCTTCGACTGGACCACCTATGCCGTCATGTACTTTGTGTTCTGCCCCATGTTCATATCTGGCGGCGTCCTGTACAATGACCTGGCGGCCCACTTCTCCGGCGCCGAGCTGGCCCAGATGCAGATAAGCTATACGGCGCTGTTCCAGGCCGGCTGGTTTGTGGAATCCATGTGGAGCCAGACCATGGTCATCCATATGATCCGCACCGACAAGCTGCCCTTTATCCAGAGCCGGGCCTCCGCGGGCCTTACCCTGCTCACCTTTATCGGGTGCGGGGTGGTTACAGCCCTGCCCTTTACCGCTTTTGGCGTGAGCCTGGGCTTCATGCCGCTGCCGTCCCTCTATTTTGCCTACCTGGCCCCATGCATTATCCTGTACATGTGCCTTGCCACCAGTGTGAAAAAAGCTTATGTACGGCATTTCGGGGACCTTCTCTAA
- a CDS encoding DUF3784 domain-containing protein encodes MNLYCIIFGLIFLAAGAAFFAGLTPGWLNVWQRMSEREKSKIRIDRLSRNIGCVVGAASAVFLAAGFNPAFHHAAFMWCMIAWFILTGLDIVFINHSGWYKSE; translated from the coding sequence ATGAACCTATACTGCATTATTTTCGGGCTGATCTTTCTGGCGGCCGGAGCTGCCTTTTTCGCCGGTCTGACCCCTGGCTGGCTCAACGTCTGGCAGAGAATGTCCGAACGCGAAAAAAGCAAAATACGCATTGACCGGCTCAGCCGGAACATCGGATGTGTGGTGGGCGCTGCCAGCGCTGTATTTCTGGCCGCTGGCTTTAACCCGGCGTTCCACCACGCTGCGTTCATGTGGTGCATGATTGCCTGGTTTATCCTGACCGGCCTTGATATTGTTTTTATCAACCACTCAGGCTGGTACAAATCGGAGTAA
- a CDS encoding MutS-related protein → MNTSILWPTPQDEVSAMPDYFVDLNLDQLLERMIGAEDRCRLRPLYYTLCGDREAVAYRQAAFRDCMRPEIKAASDQFTEQMAEVRRQLKLARSLSDTWNQRGWFFEAAALYCEAVEGLSGVFQASALDSTALTGLRRWLAAYAQSRRFVCMKSEIAVVREALGKVYLRLNINGTTIRVGKGKAEPEDYGAVVGQCFEKLSESPYDPSEMRFRVSARLNHIERAILGQAVDDYPEAFGALGAFCGAYPDFLEAEVLGFEREYCFLQAYLRYIKPLEDSGLPFCVPEVARGGGLAVRDAFDLVLAKKSGGRGIVVNSCVTRPGERILVVSGPNQGGKTTFARMLGQLCCLAALGLPVPGASAALFLPSRIFTHFERGEDSRGQNGKLQDDLLRVHAILAQADAHSLVLLNEIFTSTALKDGLALGRKVFARLQALGAYCVCVTFMTELSKYSKTTASFVSTLDAGTAERSFKILRRPADGQSYAQALVRKYCLREADIKRRVSS, encoded by the coding sequence ATGAATACCAGTATTTTATGGCCAACGCCCCAGGACGAAGTGTCCGCTATGCCAGATTATTTTGTGGATCTGAACCTTGACCAGCTGCTTGAGCGCATGATAGGGGCAGAGGATCGCTGCCGCCTGCGCCCGCTGTATTACACGCTGTGCGGCGACAGGGAGGCGGTCGCCTACCGCCAGGCCGCTTTTCGGGACTGTATGAGGCCGGAAATAAAGGCCGCGTCCGACCAGTTTACAGAGCAGATGGCGGAAGTACGAAGACAGTTAAAGCTGGCCCGGAGTTTGTCGGACACCTGGAACCAGCGGGGATGGTTTTTTGAGGCGGCAGCGCTCTACTGTGAGGCGGTTGAGGGCCTGAGCGGCGTGTTTCAGGCCTCTGCCCTGGACTCGACCGCCCTCACAGGCCTGCGGCGCTGGCTGGCCGCCTATGCCCAGAGCCGGCGCTTTGTCTGCATGAAGTCGGAAATAGCCGTAGTGAGGGAGGCGCTTGGAAAAGTATATCTGCGGCTTAATATTAACGGGACCACCATCCGTGTGGGAAAGGGCAAGGCGGAGCCAGAGGATTATGGCGCGGTGGTCGGGCAGTGTTTTGAAAAGCTTTCGGAAAGCCCCTATGACCCGTCGGAAATGCGCTTTCGTGTCAGTGCGCGCTTAAACCATATCGAGCGCGCGATTCTTGGACAGGCGGTGGACGATTACCCCGAAGCCTTTGGCGCCCTGGGGGCGTTTTGCGGGGCGTATCCGGATTTTCTGGAGGCGGAAGTTTTGGGCTTCGAGCGTGAATACTGTTTTTTACAGGCCTATCTCCGCTATATCAAACCCCTTGAGGACAGCGGCTTGCCCTTCTGTGTGCCGGAAGTAGCCAGAGGCGGCGGTCTGGCGGTCAGAGATGCCTTTGATCTGGTGCTCGCAAAAAAGAGCGGGGGACGGGGCATAGTGGTCAACAGCTGTGTAACCCGGCCAGGGGAGCGTATTCTGGTGGTTTCAGGCCCCAATCAGGGCGGAAAAACCACCTTTGCCCGGATGCTTGGCCAGCTGTGCTGTCTGGCGGCCCTGGGATTGCCAGTCCCCGGGGCATCGGCAGCGCTCTTTCTGCCGTCGCGGATATTCACCCACTTTGAGCGCGGTGAGGACAGCCGCGGCCAAAACGGGAAGCTTCAGGACGACCTGCTCCGTGTCCATGCCATCCTGGCCCAGGCAGACGCCCACAGCCTGGTCCTCCTGAATGAAATTTTCACCTCCACTGCGCTGAAGGACGGACTGGCCCTTGGCCGGAAAGTCTTTGCGCGGCTCCAGGCCCTGGGGGCGTATTGTGTCTGCGTAACCTTTATGACCGAGCTGTCCAAATACAGCAAGACAACAGCCAGCTTTGTGAGCACCCTCGACGCCGGAACAGCGGAGCGGTCCTTTAAAATCCTGCGCAGGCCGGCGGACGGGCAGTCCTATGCCCAGGCTCTCGTAAGGAAATACTGCCTGCGGGAGGCAGACATCAAAAGGCGGGTGAGCTCATGA